The DNA window GTTCCGAGGTCGGGCAGATAAAAATGGGTAAAAAGCGATAATGTGTTTTCCGTCCAATACCCGCAGATAAGGTTATCGCATTCGAATCACAAGTGGTTCCCTCACTCGCAACCCACGCAGCCTCCACTTAATTAAGCGtgactgaaaaaaaatgatctacttttttttttcaatttgcacTTCTTacgctttcaattttttccctCTATTTGCATCTTCTATAGCATCTAATAATAGATTGTAAACGCATCTCGTTTTTAGCAAAGGAAACTATAATGCAATTCCAAAGATAGATAAGAGAATAGATCGTTTGGATTACGTTCTAAATAAATGGCTTTTTATtcgtttatcataaaatttgaataaaatttgataattaaggGCCCAATCTACTTTAGTATAAACAACTGATTtttagaactttttttttttttgagaaataatattattgatttttgttttgatgtcttatatctgtttttatcgATGTTTAAACAGTATGtcagtatttttttagatcttGGATAtgtatttaacttatttttattcaatacgaGCTTCTATGCGTAACGTGTTTCAAATGATGGTATAACATATGATGTTCCTCGtttctaaaatgaaaaaaactcggttttaggatttttttgagatactgaatctaatttcattaaaaaaaagttgaaaaataaaataatgtcatttaaaaaatatcttaattttactaaattttttttttatttaactttattaattttttttattttgaaaataagaaaaaaatatcagatcatatcattttttaaattctaattagaTTCTTCTAATTAGGTCACGCTGTCATTTTTAAACACGCCGAAAGGCTgatattgaacaaaaaaaaaaaaagctaatatccatgattaaaaaatattgatgtacTACTTAAGcatcaataaaaacatatgtaaaacgtcaaaaatatcaattgttcatatttttcaaaaaaaaaaaaattcctaaaaGTCATCAATTTTTCGTACTGTTTTAGAGTAGACTGGGGCCCTTAAATCGCGTGCTCTCGAGTAATCGCGACGATGACTTGACGCAAGACGGCAACGATATAGCCAATCGACGCTGTAGGCCGTTTACCAGACAGGAAATAATCAGTCGAATCCCGCGCTACGTACGTTGCATACGTACGTTGTTAACCTTGCACTTGTAACAATATTGCGCATTTCGTGCGGCGCCTCGACTTCGCGTCACTTCGTTCGCGCCGCACGACGCTATCtacgtatattttatcgcaGTATCTTGTCCATCGTACGTATTAATGCCCCGTAcgctacatatattaaatgaaaacaatCGTTGGTCTGTTGCGACGTTTCGCGCGCAAGGGAAGAAGAACGCGAGACCAGATAGATAACGGACGCTGTTAATTTCGCTCGTTTATCTCCTCGCGATAGTTTCGAGCTTATGCAATTTTGCAACCGACCGTTATTAACGACCGCAAAGCTAATTATCACGAGAGAATGCATtagctcctttttttttcctcgcatTCTTACTATTTTCCGCGCTCTTGGAAGAGCGTAATATGCATCCGGAGTTTTTGTTTCCGGAGTAATAAAATAGGTATAGGTACCGCGCTCTTCTTGGAACGGAGAATCTCGTTCGCGTTCTCCGCGTTCCCCGGTTCAAGGGTACCGGATACCCGGGCGTGGTATTTTAGCTTTGCATGAGAAAGAAGCTTCGCCGCTACATTTAcctgtacattatatatgtccAGGTGTTTCGTGGTGGTCGACATATTTATACGGAACTGTAGCGCACCGCGTGAATAAGGCGGATACATTTTTAACGCCGCTTCCAGCATCTTTCTCGAACAAAGAATACTCGAACGCGCGCAATTCCACGTCGATTctgggggagagagagaaagagagagagagagagagagagaaagagagaagagccTACGTAAATAACGCATTCTACCGTAATCTTTAACGATGCGAGCGAATCAGAAATTACAGCTCGGAATATTTTAACAGACCTTAGCTATACAGTTATCTCtttgtgtgtataaataataaaaatgcgatataaaaatataacatcgtATAAAGTTTCGCGGCGACGCGTCACTTGACTGCGTCGTGACACTTTGAGAGATGCGCGTTTTTTTGTCGCTAGCAAACTTCATTTTACACACGCATCGGAGTAAAATCATATCGGATAATATACCGCGCTCCCGTCGcgtctctttccctctcgtcTCCATCTATCATAGTGTCTATCTCGCTCCTCGTATACGCGATGTAGAcacatcataatttttttttacaaaatataaaagtatcgtATAGCCGTTTGGGCGCCAATCGTAATCGCAATCGTGATCCGATATCGTAACGCGCAACCGCGAACTAACGGCGTGCGGACGTACCTTTTCGAGACAAAAACGACGTTGCGAGGTCGTACCCTCGTCGGTGAAATTCCGATCGACTTCCGTGAGTCGGGATTCCAAACGAGagtctctatctctctctctctctctctctctctctcccggtCTTCGTTGTTGCGCGCGTCCCCGGTACACAACGTCGCGACGTTATCCAGGAGGAAACGGTAACGGTCGAAATTTTTGAGACCCGAGACCGAGACGCGCCGATCGCGGCCCcagtgaaaagaaaaaggacgGAAGGAGGTAGCGTCGACGCCTGTCGTTGGCGcggcgcgtcgcgtcgcgtggCGTGGCGTGGCGTAGCGTGGCGTGGCGTGGTGCTTCCACCAGCTTCCACGACGGACTGCCTGTACCGGACTGCACTGGATGATAAGCCGACACCGACACATTGACGATATTATATAGGCACAtattctcctttttcttttacgagaGTGTTACGTGGCTTGAAAAATTCGCTGTATGCCAGCGCCCTCTGACACCCGCAAAATAGGCAATGACAGCCGATATTGACAGATGATAACGAGAaatgctcttttttttcttttttaataaaataataatatcgcgtCACGTTTAAACGATACGGGTGTATAGAAAGTTTGGGAAAAACattggaattttaaattctaaaaataatagagtcaactttgtaattaatagaatatttcaatgatGATGACGGAAAGCAGCCGAAATTTCTACATCGGAGTTTCTTTATCTAGAGTCGATAATCGaaattcttctcttcttcgggaagtcatttattattatctcatgTTTGTTTTCTTATATCGAGAATGGAAACGAAAATGTTGGGAAAAATGTTGTACAGTGGAATGTCTCTATTCTTTCTTCCGTTATCAGCCCCACTATCTCCGAATCAGCTGTTTCTCGGTAAATTGAAACTTCTCTTACGCTTCTCCCCCGCTATACGCATGATGTGAAGCATGTGACTATATGcgtataaagagagaaagcgagtGGAAGACGAAGAACGCGATGACATTTCTGCGCATATGCGTTTGATACGGAGTAGGAATGCAGGAATTGAAGGGAGATTTCAGAATAGCGAGAGATTTCGGTACTCGACGATCTTATTGTCAGAATACAGGGATTCgactgtattatatatgtgtatgtatatgtacatacatacactgCATGCATATGTAACTTGCGTGTGCTATGGCGTGCTGTCAAAATAGAGCTTCTCGAAGATCCCGCGATTCTCCTCTCTCGCTGTCAACTGTGCACTCGAATATAATATCTCACTGTGATAAGGACAAAAATTCGCCGGTGCAAAGTATGAAATTTCATTGCGCGAGTGAGGACATAAAGCAAACctgatatgtgtatatttccGCGAAGACGAAAACTCAAGATACCCCTGTGATAAGGACAAAAACATCGTTAGAGTCaagtttgaagaaaatttcgcTACaagtgatatatgtataaagaaaacGTGAGATACATATTTTGTCCCAACCGGGACAGGGTTTCAAGGAAAAAAGCCGAACCTGAACGTGTCTGATTTCGCTTTCGGAATCGAGCGAAAACgcgtgaattattttattgtgctCAACTACCACGCTTTTGGACATCAAAGTAGTTTAAATTGACTGAAATGGAGCCAGCAGGACAGAATCAATCACCTAACGTCTTGAATAATATTGGCGACAGTTCTGACACTAAGGGCAGGTGAGTCTTTCATCCTTTACTTACACACACTTTCTCTGAATATTTCagcatgaaaaaataatgttgataatgctttgcaaaatgtttatcaaaaagtttaatttgttttttattattacagttgTTTGTTACTTCGCTATGCTAGTCAGAATTCTCTAGATGAAAGCTCACAGAAACACATTCCTCGTGAGAATGGAAAGGACAAGCCACCATATAGAAATCACCATCACACAAATCGAGCCTTTGACGTCATTAACGAGATGAGAAAGTATATATCTTTGTgttatctgttaaaatattattggacATGTattggatttttaaaaaaagattgaacaCTTTGATACTATTATTTAGGAAAAATTTACTCTGCGATGTCATCTTAGTAGCGGACAGTGGTATGGAAGTACCTGCTCACAAAATGGTTCTTGCTGCATGTAGTCCTTACTTCTATGCCATGTTTACAAGTTTTGAAGAACGCGATCAGGAGAGGATAACATTGCAAGGCGTGGATTATTCGGCGTTAGAGCTATTGGTAGAATATGTTTATTCTGCCGAAGTTCATGTCACGGAGGAGAATGTGCAAGTACTTCTACCTGCTgcgaatttattacaattgacAGATGTTCGAGACGCTTGTTGCGATTTTTTGCAAGCTCAATTGCATCCATCTAATTGTCTTGGTATTAGGGCATTTGCAGATCTGCATGGATGTCTCGAACTGTTGACGCACGCGGATAGCTATATAGAGCAACATTTTTCGTAAGTTTCCTCGAGTCTTAATGCATTAAATCAGACTATATtgcaatgataataattatattcttaatattataggGAAGTGGTCGATGCGGAAGAATTTTTGACGCTGGCAGCTGATCAAGTAGCAAAACTTATCTGTAGCGATCGTTTAATGGTACCTTCCGAAGAAAAAGTATTTGAATGCGTCATTTCATGGGTACATCATGATCTTGAAAAGAGGCAGACCGATTTAGCTTTGTTAATGGAATATGTACGCTTACCTTTGTTGTCTCAAGAATATTTAGTACAACGTGTGGAGGAGGAACCACTTCTCAAAGCAAATTTACAATGTAAGTttgttattacaatatatgtatgattatctaaaaaagacgaggcatatatatattttgaatttctaCAGGCAAGGATTTCTTGATTGAAGccttaaaatatcatttactgAAAGGTGAGCAAAAATCGCTGTTTAAAACGCCACGTACTAAACCGAGACAGCCAAGAGGCTTGCCCAAAGTATTGCTCGTTGTCGGTGGTCAAGCTCCAAAGGCGATCAGGAGCGTCGAGTGTTATGACTTTAAAGAGGAAAAGTGGTATCAAGTTTCCGAATTGCCAACACGACGTTGTAGAGCCGGTAAGCcaatatatttacgataaaatagtgttttttttttgttttttttgttttttttctataatgtaatgcaaaattttgcatCATAGGGCTTTGTGTTCTCGGTGGACGTGTGTACGCTGTTGGTGGATTCAATGGATCATTGAGAGTACGAACGGTTGATATTTACGACGCCGCGGCGGATCAATGGTCACCCTGCCCCGAGATGGAAGCTAGGAGATCGACACTCGGTGTAGCAGTGCTTGGCAATTGTGTTTACGCTGTAcgttgttaatatttttttctgatattatcgatatcaattaaaattagaaaatgacaactagaaaatattatcttgtggcattgttaattcttttttaaattaaaactgatattttttatgttgtaGGTTGGTGGTTTTGATGGTTCGACAGGATTAAATTCAGCCGAAGTATATGACCCGCGCACTCGCGAATGGAGACCAATAGCGCGAATGTCAACGCGACGCAGTAGCGTAGGAGTAGGCGTTGTCAAAGGATTGCTGTATGCTGTAAGTTCCGACAATGAATATTCTCGTTTCAAAACGATCTCGttccttatatatttaatgtagagaaaaaaatcctgCGATTAGGTTGGTGGTTATGATGGAGAATCTCGTCAATGTCTCTCTAGTGTCGAGTGTTATAACCCAGAGAAAGATCAATGGAAACCTGTACCAGAGATGTCCGCGCGTCGTAGCGGTGCAGGTGTCGGTGTCCTGGATGGTATTTTATACGCGGTGGGAGGTCATGATGGTCCACTGGTTCGAAAAAGTGTAGAAGCATTTAATCCAGAGACCAACCAATGGACTCCCGTCAGTGACATGGCACTTTGTCGTCGTAACGCCGGTAAGTGATTGCTTTTGGATATGTTTGATTCTTTTCCctctaatctttataaatctaatatgaATGCAATATATGAATAGGTGTCGTGGCATTGAACGGACTTTTGTACGTTGTGGGTGGAGACGACGGTTCTTCCAGTTTAGCATCGGTAGAAGTTTATTCTCCAAGAACTGATACCTGGACCACCTTGCCAACTTGCATGGGAGTGGGACGTAGTTACGCTGGTGTAGCTATCATCGATAAACCAATGGCCCCCGCAATGACAATGTGAGGTCTACAATCCGCTGGGCATGCGACAGAACAGAACACGGACCCGGGTGCCGAGATATCAGACTCGTCACGGGAAGCCGGGCCCAGCGGTGTGCAAAATCGCGGCGCGAGCCACAATTGTCAGGGTCCGCGTTGCGTTTGTCAGCGATACGAGAACGGCGAATTAGCCGCGGTAATAATGAATCAAGGTAGAAATAATCAAGAGAGGGAAGACAGCTATCAAAACGTGGGTCACGTAGCCTCGCGCGCCTTTCCACAAAATCGTCTTAACAATAATATGCTACAAATTCATCCGAATTTGAATCCAAATTATCAAAATCCGATTGATTTAATACGTAATTACAATCGTCGActacagcagcagcagcaggaACCGgaagagaatatttatgaaCGTTTGGACAATGACGATGACGAGGACAGCGATGAGAACGCGGAGGTTTCTCGGAACGAATCATTAGCTCAAAACAATCAAAATAACGGGGATAATCATACATACGAGAGAATAAACGAACGGATATCGTGCAGTAGTAGAGCGCATTGTCgttataaatatcatgtaCCTGCTCATAGTTTCTTGAATGATATGGAGGGTACCAGAAATGCGAGCCAATACGATCAACCGAGACACATCTACATTGATTATTCCCGACTGAGTAGTAACTTTCATCAAAACTCCTTGAACAGATTAGGTCGTAATTGCTTTTCCACTGAAAACATCGCGTATGCTTCCACGAGACGCTCTGCACATCCATTTGCGTATAATTGCACATGTCCATATTGCAGACATGCAGACATGAGATATATCTGCCATCATTGTAATAATCTACATAATAGATCACGGTATCAGGACACTGCTAATTCAAGGCACTACGTATATCAAGTTTCGAGAAATTGCAGATGTCCGTTTTGTCGCGGCGAATACTCTTATACAAAGTTTCCCGTTAACGCTCTTCGAGCCGCCGAATTATTCAAAATGGAGTGTTGCCATTGTAGAAATCCCGCCAATTGCACTTGCCGCGGTAAAATACTGTCAGATTCGAATTCTGCGATTTACATCGGAAGATATCTGGATTGGATTAATCGGACCGGACAATCCGTCAATAATCCTTTATACGCCATGATTCACGTCGGTAGGATGGATCGCGCGTCGATGATTCCTGGCCATGGAAACACATCCAACAGCGGGAATCCATCTAGCAGCGCGGATCCTGGGCCGTCGACATCTAACGCGGCATCTAATACGAGATTCGGTGAATCGAATCCATCTTCAAGTTTGCGATCTGTATTCGCTTCCGGCGCCTCTACATCAAATGCTTCTATCTGTCCTGTAAATCGATACATAGAACGCCAACATATTTGCGACGACTCTTGTATTCGCAGCCAAAGTGGCAATCTAGCTGGAATATGTCAACTTCTCGGCAGATGCGAGAGAACGGAATGCAATCACGGGAGACTCTCGGTACATTGGTGGTTTGTGAATAAATGGCTTCCATTATGGAATTCTCACAATCTCGATAGGAACGTGGATGGTGATAGATCATGTCATGTAGACGAAATATCACGGGAACAGCGAGAGAGCGACAGCGATGATTCTTAaatcgaagaatttttttatcatccgAGTGCCTGTTTTGCCTGTGTTTCGAATATTCAATCTTCCATCTCCCATTATTTGCGATGTGATTACGATTTGTCGACCCGCTCGTAACATGAGCTCGTAATGGTACTGAGATATTTGAAGCTTAATAATGTGGAAATAGTTTAGTGATACAATAAGAACTTTAAATATACGCCCCCTTCCCCAGGTGAgacaataaattcatatattgcgatctcgaaatatatttaataaatatcattgagggactgttttttaatttgaagcaATAATGATTTAGGTGAGTATTTATCATAAGTGTGTTacacaattttcaattttatatcttatttttactgTAAATCTATTCTGCACTATCATTTTGATGcacaaaaatctataaaatcatattatctaatgtacatacacatagTATACATATAGTGTGTGcgctctttcatttttattttatcatgttattttatttatttatcaggaTTTCATGCTGTTGGTTAAAGTTTTGTAAGTacactttcaaaaatatcgaataacaATTGTTTGAATATCTATTGATGtcactgtgtatatatatatatataaatgtttgcaaataatagagcttataaaaacttttcaacTTTGTGACACTCaacattaacaaatttaactaAGTCGATATCGTAGCtgtgatataaattaagttgTTTAATTCTAATggattaatcttaaaaattatattataattttacatttgtttgagttacgtacatttttaaattttctaaagtgAAACGAGTGCGTTTGAATGCATGAATGCATCTGACagaaaataatcttgaaaagaaaacaaaaaaaatatgtatacagaatttttatacaatatatgacaCAAACAAATTtgactaatattttatagacttTATGTATcgaacaaaataattacttgttttcattaatataatatgtgcaatttaa is part of the Cataglyphis hispanica isolate Lineage 1 chromosome 1, ULB_Chis1_1.0, whole genome shotgun sequence genome and encodes:
- the LOC126851624 gene encoding ring canal kelch homolog, encoding MEPAGQNQSPNVLNNIGDSSDTKGSCLLLRYASQNSLDESSQKHIPRENGKDKPPYRNHHHTNRAFDVINEMRKKNLLCDVILVADSGMEVPAHKMVLAACSPYFYAMFTSFEERDQERITLQGVDYSALELLVEYVYSAEVHVTEENVQVLLPAANLLQLTDVRDACCDFLQAQLHPSNCLGIRAFADLHGCLELLTHADSYIEQHFSEVVDAEEFLTLAADQVAKLICSDRLMVPSEEKVFECVISWVHHDLEKRQTDLALLMEYVRLPLLSQEYLVQRVEEEPLLKANLQCKDFLIEALKYHLLKGEQKSLFKTPRTKPRQPRGLPKVLLVVGGQAPKAIRSVECYDFKEEKWYQVSELPTRRCRAGLCVLGGRVYAVGGFNGSLRVRTVDIYDAAADQWSPCPEMEARRSTLGVAVLGNCVYAVGGFDGSTGLNSAEVYDPRTREWRPIARMSTRRSSVGVGVVKGLLYAVGGYDGESRQCLSSVECYNPEKDQWKPVPEMSARRSGAGVGVLDGILYAVGGHDGPLVRKSVEAFNPETNQWTPVSDMALCRRNAGVVALNGLLYVVGGDDGSSSLASVEVYSPRTDTWTTLPTCMGVGRSYAGVAIIDKPMAPAMTM